ATACAAACTATAGGTACGCATTTGATAATTGAGGGGGGGGGGCATTAAACCTGACATCCAGGTCTCATGACAAGTATACTCCGGCCACTCTTGTCAAAGTAATCAGTTCGGTAAATTTTTCCAGTCACAGCTTCATCAGATATATCATCCTACATAATGAAATAATAAACCATCAAACCAGATGTCTTAATGCATCAAATGTTTCAAAAGGCAAGCTAGAAGCTGCATAGTGGCATAAGCGTAATCACTTGTACCATGTGGATACATCATACATGAATTATCACTTCCTCCAAAGAAATTTATAAGTGAGAAAAAGCTCACCCAACGGATCTCATCTGGCTTATATTCTGAACGCCATTTCAAGGTTTTCTTCAGCATTTTTGTGGCCTTCTTCACGTCCCAGTTCCTTGCTATCAGGTATCTTGCAATTGAAGCGTCTGAGCAATATAGAGCTGATTTTGCAGATAGTTGTCCTAGTTCAGTTCTAACTTTACCAATCTGACATGAAAGAATATAAAAATGAGAAAGAACGGGAAAAGGGAATGGTAAACAATTCGCTAATTGAGCACCTAagaggaaaagggaaaaaagtTTGAGTTGCATTATATCTGGAGCTCTTCCATTAGAACGAAGCGAGCTAAATAGATTTCTGCTCCTCATATAATGCTGTGTACTCCTCATGGAATCACCTTTGACATCTGCTGCTCATATAATGCTGCTTCTTTCCCATGGCCATTGGTCATACCACTCCCTAAACTCATAGTGCCTTTTTGTTATTTCCTAACAGAATAAAATCAAAAGGTCTTGTAAGAACTTCTACCTAAGTGACATCAAGGAGAATAATTACATCTGATCATGTGAGGAAGCAGAAACACAAGCGCAAACGTTGAAACCATCAGCAGTTTACAGTTTCTGTGGTTATGCTAGCATTTCAGCGTCATACCAAACTCATGGAACAAAGGCAGTTCAAAAACAAAAGCACGTAACGTTGCATTTGATGATAAAGATATCATATCATATTCATAAGCAAActgaaaaaattcaaaaagCCTACGCAACAACAGGTAATGGTTTTTGCCTTGCAAGACAATGAGAAACTAGTAGTTGATATGTTAAAAATGTATGCAGGCATAAATCTATATGGATAATGGAGCACTGTCATTGCTGCATGAATGAAAGCTGACTCCCATATGTGTGGAGCCACATTCTGTGCATAAATAGACCAACAAAGAGCACCATTCTATCTTGTACTGTATGTTAATGCTCCTAATTGTGCAATAAAACAAATACAGCAATCTCAATGGGCAGGACAAGCAGGAATTAAACCATCATAATGCAACACTGCTAACATGGAACAACACGAGTTGGCGCCTTCCAATCTATGAAATCAATGCCATCCAGCTCACCTATAAGGTTCGAGATCGAGAAATGGCAGGACCAAAAAGGAGTCCCAACTTTCCATCGCCAGCTAAGGAAACGGGCAACAAGGAACCGACACAAAACTTCAGAGCATCAAGTCACCATACATTCTCAAGTCCACAACAGTATCATCAGGAATCACCCAAGTTCCCCCGAGAAGCACGCAATCTACTACCTCCCATTCGCAGTACACGAACAGAACCCAGAGCAGCAAATAAAACCCCAGTCGTCCTCGCTCGGCACTCCTCAGCCCCGCAGCTACGCTCAACGGTGCCCCGCTGCGAGAAGCAAGGAATGAAGGAACCCAGCAACTCCACCAAATGGCACCGCTCAACTCCCCCAGACGCAACAGAGAGTCCCCCTGCAGACCCCAAACTGACGCAGCACCACCGCTACCGAGACCCGGCCTCGGATTGCCTCCGAGCCAACATCCAAACGCACAGCTCTCCACATATCTATCCATCCATCACATACGAAACCGGGCGCTCCCTTCCTAGCGCAATCACCAAATCATTAGGGAGAACCCAACACGCCCGAAAAGGACAAAGCAATCGTTCCTCGCCTCATGGGAGCACGCTCGCGACGAGGCCAGTCGTTCCTCGCAGAGTTGAAGCAGGAGCAGAGCAAGGGGATGAGGGCGAGCTCCCGGCGCTCACCTCGGCGAGCCGCTCAGCGGGGGAGAggaaggcggcgacggcgaggcaggATGCGCGAACCGCGGAGCAAGCGAGGCGGGTCCGAGCcgtcccccctccccctcctcctcggctCGTCTTCGCTTGGGAAGAAGCGAAGTCGGGTAGGGGGTGAAAAATATGCCAAAATATGCGAGGAGGAAGCGCGGGCGATCGCATCGGACGGCCCGCGTCGGCCGGAGCCCTCACGTGGCTTTTTTTGGACGGCCGCGGCGggcccacgccggcgccccacGACAGGGTGGGGAGAACGGGAAAAAAATATTGGGTCGGGATCGTCGCGACTCGCCGGGCGCTGAGCTGGGCGCCGGTGGGTGCGGGTTCgttggcgccgctgccgtgacCGTGATCAGGATCAGATCGGGTTTGCGGATGCTGCTGCGAGCCTGTGTGTTTATTAGGCTAATAAGTGACAGGGTGTGAGCTAATAAATGTTTTGTAGGTGTTCTGTTGCTGGGATCGTGAAGGAGATGTCCGTGGTGGGTCTTTGTCGCGGCGAATCTTGTCCGGAGACCATTAATTGCTGTGGATTACGACTCGCTTTCGCTCTCGTCGATCTACGGAGTAGTAGTGATGGAGATGATGAGAGTGGTAGAGACATTTGCCTTTTGCGTTGATGATAATTGCGGTTTTACTCCactcgattttttttttgggtcaaaGGGCTTGCTTGTTCCGGATTTCCGAATCCCATTGACAGCACAGCACGCACCGTTGTCCACAGGCAGGGCCTGCTGTTTCTAGAAGGCAGGCTTGAAGTCCGCCACGACCCCACGACACGGCCGACAACCATGGATGGACTCGCAACCCACACGCCAGGAAAGTGGAGACCGGCCCTCCTTCCTTCCTTGGTCGTCCCATCTGACCTCGGGCCCCCAGGCAGGCCCCAAGAGTCCAAGACCGACACCGTTTTTTACAGGATCGGCCCAGGAAACTCCCAAACCGcgagcacccgccgccgcccgtcctcgCCGAACCAGAGCAATCAGCGTCTCAACTTTGCAGCAGACGAATCTGGTGAAGGAATATGCCCCGTATCCGCTGCGTACTTTCTACTCTCTCGGATCGGATAGCTTTGCCTCGTTGTTTCTTCTGTTACCTTTTGATTTCGCTTTCTGCTGATCCGATGGTCCAGATCGAAGTTTTCATAATTTGCACGAAAAAATTAGTTTACATCTAATACGTTCGCTTGTGGATAATGCTGGGCGTTCGGTTttaaccgaaccgatcggttcggttcctcGGTTCTTTTGAAAGTTCGGTTCCTAGAAAACTGAAACCGATCGGTTCTTTTTAGATGTAGGAACCGACGAATTTCGGTTTCGGTTCCttcggttcggtttcggttTTGACCGAAAGAACCGAGATTTATCGGGGCAaaggaaaaagaaggaaaaatgaaaaaaaagaaaaaaatcagccGCCGCACGCACTCGCCGGTGGAGGTCGCTGTCGATCCGCGCCCTCACGCAGATCGTGGCCGCCGGGAGGAAGGGATAGAGATGGCGGCCGGGcgtggcgccgccgcaccgggagggagggaggagggagatggcggccgccggccgggcatggcgccgccgcaccgggagggagggagggagggagacgggggcggggcgcgccgggagggaggaaaggagccgggggcgccgctcgccccggcggccgcgccgctgcccccgCACGGCCACACCTCCGCTAGCGGTAGAGGTGGAAGATGGAGCGGTGGCGCGCgccagggaggggaggagggcgctGCCGGGGGGCAACGGCGGCcgctcggcggcgagggcgggggcggatggcgggggcggcggcgcctgggaGTGAGGTGGGGGGCAGGGAGTGGTCGTGcgggggtggccggggtgggtCGTGGGTTCAACCCTAGGGTTGGTGTGGGCGACTGGCTGGGCCTTGCTCTATTGAGTTtaatgggctgaaaatttcGGTTCTCTCTCGATTAACTGGAACCGAACCAAATTAACTGAGGAATTTCGGTTCCTGAACCGAATTTCTcggtttcggttcggttcggttccaaTTCTCGGTTTTTTCGGTTCGGTCCTCGGTTCTCGGTTTTTCGTGCCCATGGCTACTTGTGGAGTCGTGGTTTTGTTTGTGATTCATCAACAGATGGGACATGAAGGAACAACTCTGAATCTGAGGTGTGGCAGACTGATTTATCGATGGACATCTGGCACTAGCAATGCCGTAATCTTGCTTAAATTGCCATTTTTTCCTGTTTGCAATAAGTTAGAGAGCATCGGAATACAATTTTCTTTGGGAACTCAGCGAGGCTACGTCGCAGATCACGGCATGAAGCTCATCTCGAACTCGTCATCCTCGCCGACCATCACGAAGTGCGACCCCTGGTCGATCACCTTCCGGCCGTCCTCGCTGGCCCGGCTGAAGTGCTTGCAGGGGCTCACCTCGAACTCCACGTGGGCCGCCTGCATCGCCCGCAGGTGCAGGCTCCGGAACCCGATCAGCTGCCGGGCCGGCCTGCCGCTGCCGTCCGTCGCGTTGGGCCACCGCAGGAACAGCAGCACGGGGTGCTTCCCGTCCATGGGCCCGTGGTTCTGCACCCGCACCACCGCCGGGAACTTGAGCCGCTCGCACGCCTCCGCCCCGATCGCCTCCACCTCGTAcatcgccgcgccggccgcgctcGTCGCCGTCGGCTCCAGCGCCTTCAGCCCGGCGATGCTGCTCATGGAGGGCGGCTTCGTGCCGCTGGCGACGAAGCGGTGAGAGTACTTGGAGTAGCTCAGGCCGTAGCCGAAGTCGAACACCGTCGGGCCGCGGTAGAACCGGTACGTCCGCCCGGGGTAGCCCGTCGCCGGGTCGGCACGCATCCGCATGTCCGTCATGGGCACCTTCGTGAAATCCTGCGGGTACCACGTCACCGGCAGCCTCCCAcctgacgaagaagaagatgatcGAATCGGTGTCAGCTGCTGGTAGCTTGATTCAGAGGAAGCACGCGGGCGACCTCAAATTAAATCAAATCTCACCTGGGTTGTGCTCTCCGAAGAGGACCTGCGCAATGGCCatgccgccggcctcgccgggGTAGCCAGCCCACAGGATGGCGCCGATCTTGGGGTTGGTCTTGGCGAAGCTCACGTCCACCGGCCCGCCGCACAGCAGCACTAGGATCACCGGCTTCTTCGCGGCTCTCGCCACGCTCTCGATGAGGCTCTGCTGCTGCCCCGGGAGCGTCAGATCCAGCCGGTCGACCTCCTCCCGCTCCTGATCCTGGTCCAGCCCCATGAACAGCACGACGGCGTCCGCCGAGCTCGCCACCCGGACCGCCTCGGGGATCGCCGTCACGTtgcaggcggcggcgttgcAGCCGGCGGCGAACCTCGTGTCCTTCACGTAGCCCTGCAGCGCCTGgagcggcgtcgccgtcgcgcagGGCGGGCCGAAGTAGTTGCCGAGCAGCCGCGTGGCGTCGTTCGCGTTGAACCCGACGACGCCGAGCGAGGCGACCGTGGACTTGGACAGGggcagcgcgccgccgtcgttcTTGAGGAGGACGATGCCCTCCAGCGCCGCTTCCAGGGCCAGGTCCTGGTGCTCCTGCGTGCAGACCTGGTCGGGGCCGATGTCGCCGAACCGGTTGCGCCTGGGGTCGCCGTTGAAGAGCCCCAGCCGCATCCTCACGGCGAACAGGTTGTGCAGGGCTCGGTCGATGTCCTGCTCGGTGATCTTCCCCTGCTGCAGCGCGGACGCGCCGTGCTGCTGCACGTAGCTGCCACAGTTCACGTC
This window of the Panicum virgatum strain AP13 chromosome 1K, P.virgatum_v5, whole genome shotgun sequence genome carries:
- the LOC120642025 gene encoding probable beta-D-xylosidase 7, translated to MGHRARSSPHVAAPAAALLLHLLTLAPHHAAVASNPPYTCGAGAPPNIPFCDTGLPIDRRVGDLVARMTVAEKISQLGDESPAVPRLGVPAYKWWSEALHGVSDHGRGVHLSGPLRAATSFPQVILTAASFNPHLWYRIGQVIGVEARAVYNNGQAEGLTFWAPNINVFRDPRWGRGQETPGEDPTVAGKYAAVFVRGVQGYGISGPVNSTDLEASACCKHFTAYDLENWKGVTRYVFDAKVTAQDLEDTYNPPFKSCVEDGHASGIMCSYNRVNGVPTCADYNLLSKTARQNWGFYGYITSDCDAVSIIHDAQGYAKTAEDAVADVLKAGMDVNCGSYVQQHGASALQQGKITEQDIDRALHNLFAVRMRLGLFNGDPRRNRFGDIGPDQVCTQEHQDLALEAALEGIVLLKNDGGALPLSKSTVASLGVVGFNANDATRLLGNYFGPPCATATPLQALQGYVKDTRFAAGCNAAACNVTAIPEAVRVASSADAVVLFMGLDQDQEREEVDRLDLTLPGQQQSLIESVARAAKKPVILVLLCGGPVDVSFAKTNPKIGAILWAGYPGEAGGMAIAQVLFGEHNPGGRLPVTWYPQDFTKVPMTDMRMRADPATGYPGRTYRFYRGPTVFDFGYGLSYSKYSHRFVASGTKPPSMSSIAGLKALEPTATSAAGAAMYEVEAIGAEACERLKFPAVVRVQNHGPMDGKHPVLLFLRWPNATDGSGRPARQLIGFRSLHLRAMQAAHVEFEVSPCKHFSRASEDGRKVIDQGSHFVMVGEDDEFEMSFMP